The Cystobacter fuscus DSM 2262 genome includes a region encoding these proteins:
- a CDS encoding tetratricopeptide repeat protein, with translation MTTPPTCPDETTLSDFLAGMLAEADRARVLAHLDGCEGCQRQVALGASSSPGAPEEAADTPLAPGARLARYVVLGRIGRGSMGEVYAAHDPELERQVALKLLRSEGRHVEELRQRLLREAQALARLSHPHVVAVHDVGVCDQVVFLAMELVEGCTLADWLKQPRPWPEVLRVFVDAGRGLAAAHAAGLVHRDFKPANVLVGRDGRVRVTDFGLARSSEREHTPGEDSGPLSSSRGPDDVRSPLTRTGALLGTPAYMAPEQLAGQSADALSDQFSFCVALHEALHGVRPFEGKTLEELHQAMHAERIRPPGGESKVPARVRRAVRRGLRASPGERHPSMEALLAQLAPATQRMRTWVAASAVAASLLGVSLGYVAAHRREVRCEQETEKLAAAWSPERREHVREAFLATGKPYAAAAWEAVSRALDAHAATWRTLRTESCLAATRDDYHTAWLKTACLDTRLWHFAAVTDVLEKADAQTVQNAPQMVASLEGLAGCMEVPQVATRPQPPDALRPRVDAARRRLAESRARLEIGNHASGLEVTTALLKEIEGLDFRPLEAEVLAQHGQLLGLLGKTKEAEELLYRAVWAAEAGRDDEMVARAWNLLLWVVGDQMARMDEANRIVHHARAAVERLGRERVPALATDLNLRMGGLLLMQGKLDEAEAEFSQGLELSRRTLGPESLRTSYLLAGLGRVRSRQMRGAEALAFFRQAQELRERMWGPDHPTLALNLNNIATQLQQQGRPEEALATFRRALSLLEAARSPDHPSLAAPINNLAVLLRYAGRLEESRRYFERALAIFERGKGPDHPNTITALGGLGMVAYDEQNLDKALGYAQQALERIQRSLGPDTPRAELPLRTLAAVHLRAGRPALAREHLTRALRLLEKANGPDSAVLTGVMRELGIVNLRSAAPREGLARCQRALELDEPAQGAESPDVALDLACLGEAHLELGAPERAVPLLERARHIHERAPGDKLDAAWASFLLARALEHGTAEERTRVAALWEQARSQMEALGTRARVEQRTLMEWRARHPLLAERGHTP, from the coding sequence GTGACTACCCCTCCGACGTGTCCGGACGAGACGACGCTGAGTGACTTCCTCGCGGGGATGCTCGCGGAGGCAGACCGGGCACGGGTGCTCGCGCACCTGGATGGGTGCGAGGGGTGCCAGCGGCAGGTGGCGCTGGGGGCGAGCTCCTCCCCGGGCGCCCCGGAGGAGGCGGCGGACACGCCCCTGGCGCCGGGAGCGCGGCTCGCGCGCTACGTGGTGCTCGGGCGTATCGGCCGGGGCTCCATGGGCGAGGTGTACGCGGCGCACGATCCCGAGCTGGAGCGGCAGGTGGCCCTCAAGCTGCTGCGCTCGGAGGGCCGGCACGTGGAGGAGCTGCGGCAGCGGCTGCTGCGCGAGGCCCAGGCACTGGCCCGGCTGTCCCACCCGCACGTCGTCGCGGTGCACGACGTGGGCGTGTGCGACCAGGTGGTCTTCCTGGCCATGGAGCTGGTGGAGGGCTGCACGCTGGCGGACTGGCTGAAGCAGCCGCGCCCCTGGCCCGAGGTGCTGCGCGTCTTCGTCGACGCGGGGCGGGGGCTGGCGGCGGCGCACGCGGCGGGCCTGGTCCACCGCGACTTCAAGCCCGCCAACGTCCTCGTGGGCCGGGACGGCCGCGTGCGGGTGACGGACTTCGGGCTGGCGCGCAGCTCCGAGCGGGAACACACGCCCGGGGAGGACTCCGGCCCCCTGTCCTCCTCCCGGGGGCCCGACGACGTCCGCTCCCCGCTCACCCGGACGGGCGCGCTGCTGGGCACGCCGGCCTACATGGCTCCCGAGCAGCTCGCCGGACAGAGCGCGGACGCGCTGTCGGACCAATTCAGCTTCTGCGTGGCGCTCCACGAGGCACTCCACGGCGTACGGCCCTTCGAGGGCAAGACGCTCGAGGAGCTGCACCAGGCCATGCACGCGGAGCGGATCCGTCCGCCCGGCGGCGAGTCGAAGGTGCCCGCCCGGGTGCGGCGCGCGGTGCGACGGGGCCTGCGGGCCTCGCCCGGCGAGCGTCACCCCTCCATGGAGGCGCTGCTGGCCCAGCTCGCCCCCGCCACCCAGCGCATGCGGACGTGGGTGGCCGCCTCCGCCGTCGCCGCCAGCCTGCTGGGCGTGTCCCTGGGCTACGTGGCGGCCCACCGGCGCGAGGTGCGCTGCGAGCAGGAGACGGAGAAGCTCGCCGCCGCCTGGAGCCCCGAGCGGCGCGAGCACGTGCGCGAGGCCTTCCTCGCCACCGGCAAGCCCTACGCCGCCGCCGCCTGGGAGGCCGTCTCCCGCGCGCTGGATGCCCACGCCGCCACCTGGCGCACGCTGCGCACCGAGTCCTGTCTGGCGGCGACCCGGGACGACTACCATACCGCGTGGCTGAAGACGGCCTGCCTCGACACCCGGCTGTGGCACTTCGCCGCCGTCACCGACGTGCTGGAGAAGGCGGACGCCCAGACGGTGCAGAACGCGCCCCAGATGGTGGCCTCGCTCGAGGGACTCGCCGGGTGCATGGAAGTCCCCCAGGTCGCCACCCGGCCCCAACCTCCCGACGCCCTGCGCCCCCGGGTGGACGCCGCGCGCCGCCGCCTCGCCGAGTCCCGCGCCCGCCTGGAGATTGGCAACCACGCCTCCGGCCTCGAGGTCACCACCGCGCTCCTGAAGGAAATCGAGGGGCTCGACTTCCGCCCCCTGGAGGCCGAGGTGCTCGCCCAGCACGGGCAGCTCCTCGGCCTGCTCGGCAAGACCAAGGAGGCCGAGGAGCTGCTCTACCGCGCCGTGTGGGCCGCCGAGGCCGGGCGCGATGACGAGATGGTGGCGCGCGCGTGGAACCTCCTGCTGTGGGTGGTGGGGGACCAGATGGCGCGCATGGACGAGGCCAACCGCATCGTCCATCACGCCCGGGCCGCCGTGGAGCGGCTGGGGCGCGAGCGCGTCCCGGCGCTCGCCACGGACCTGAACCTGCGCATGGGCGGGCTCCTGCTGATGCAGGGCAAGCTGGACGAGGCGGAGGCGGAGTTCTCCCAGGGGCTGGAGCTGTCGCGCCGCACCCTGGGCCCGGAGAGCCTGCGCACCTCGTACCTGCTGGCCGGGCTGGGGCGGGTGCGCTCGCGGCAGATGCGCGGCGCGGAAGCCCTGGCGTTCTTCCGTCAGGCCCAGGAGCTGCGCGAGCGGATGTGGGGGCCGGATCACCCCACGCTCGCGCTCAACCTCAACAACATCGCCACCCAGTTGCAGCAGCAGGGCCGGCCCGAGGAGGCGCTCGCCACCTTCCGCCGCGCCCTGTCCCTGCTGGAGGCGGCGCGCTCCCCGGACCACCCGAGCCTCGCCGCGCCCATCAACAACCTGGCCGTCCTGCTGAGGTACGCGGGCCGGCTGGAGGAGTCCCGGCGGTACTTCGAGCGTGCGCTCGCCATCTTCGAGCGCGGCAAGGGCCCGGATCACCCCAACACCATCACCGCGCTCGGCGGACTGGGCATGGTGGCCTACGACGAGCAGAACCTCGACAAGGCGCTCGGCTATGCCCAGCAAGCCCTCGAGCGCATCCAACGCAGCCTGGGACCGGACACGCCGCGCGCCGAGCTGCCGCTGCGCACCCTCGCCGCCGTCCACCTGCGCGCGGGCCGCCCCGCCCTGGCGCGCGAGCACCTCACGCGCGCCCTGCGCCTGCTGGAGAAGGCGAACGGCCCGGACAGCGCGGTGCTCACGGGCGTGATGCGCGAGCTGGGCATCGTGAACCTGCGCTCGGCAGCCCCCCGGGAGGGCCTCGCGCGCTGCCAGCGCGCCCTCGAGCTCGACGAGCCGGCGCAGGGCGCCGAGAGCCCGGACGTGGCGTTGGACCTCGCCTGTCTCGGCGAGGCCCACCTGGAGCTCGGGGCCCCCGAGCGGGCGGTGCCGCTGCTCGAGCGCGCCCGGCACATCCACGAGCGGGCCCCCGGAGACAAGCTGGACGCGGCCTGGGCGTCCTTCCTCCTGGCCCGGGCGCTCGAGCACGGCACGGCCGAGGAGAGGACACGCGTGGCCGCCCTGTGGGAGCAGGCCCGGAGCCAGATGGAAGCGCTGGGGACGCGCGCCCGCGTGGAGCAACGCACGCTGATGGAATGGCGGGCCCGGCACCCCCTGCTGGCCGAGCGAGGGCACACCCCATGA
- a CDS encoding sigma-70 family RNA polymerase sigma factor, which yields MTSGEDAPLTRVLLARAPEDRRDWLREWPGLEALLAGHLSAGEGAWPTVKLTPESFLRHLARHLPAPGAPEDALRQLHAADLYLACACAEGEPQALLAFEQHVLRKVPARLGSLPAATLDEVLQMLRQRLLLGVGGAPPRIADYAGRGPLLAWVRIVAARMVGAMSSQNGRQELFSEPPEALDQLLAPDNPEREVLRADSSEAFSLALRAALAALPERERALLRMHHLHGLTMDRLATMYGESRSSIARHVAQARERLLRLTRHELAARLKLEGRELESLLGLVRSRLDLNLGGMMD from the coding sequence ATGACGAGCGGAGAGGACGCTCCCCTCACGCGGGTATTGCTGGCGCGGGCCCCCGAGGATCGCCGGGACTGGCTCCGGGAGTGGCCCGGACTGGAGGCGCTGCTCGCGGGACACCTCTCCGCGGGAGAAGGGGCCTGGCCCACGGTGAAGCTCACGCCGGAGTCCTTCCTGCGCCACCTGGCCCGGCACCTGCCCGCCCCGGGGGCGCCCGAGGACGCGCTGCGACAGCTCCACGCGGCGGACCTCTATCTGGCGTGCGCCTGTGCCGAGGGCGAGCCCCAGGCCCTGCTCGCCTTCGAGCAGCACGTGCTGCGCAAGGTGCCCGCGCGCCTCGGCTCACTGCCGGCCGCCACCCTGGACGAGGTGCTCCAGATGTTGCGCCAGCGGCTGCTGCTGGGCGTGGGGGGGGCGCCGCCGCGCATCGCCGACTACGCGGGCCGGGGCCCCCTGCTCGCCTGGGTGCGCATCGTCGCCGCGCGCATGGTCGGCGCGATGTCCAGCCAGAATGGACGCCAGGAGCTCTTCTCCGAGCCCCCCGAGGCGCTCGATCAGTTGCTGGCCCCGGACAACCCGGAGCGCGAGGTGCTGCGCGCCGACTCCTCCGAGGCGTTCTCCCTGGCGCTGCGTGCCGCGCTGGCGGCCCTGCCCGAGCGCGAGCGCGCCCTGCTGCGCATGCACCACCTGCATGGCCTCACCATGGACCGGCTCGCGACGATGTATGGCGAGTCGCGCTCCAGCATCGCGCGCCACGTGGCCCAGGCCCGCGAGCGGCTGCTGCGGCTCACCCGCCATGAGCTGGCGGCCCGGTTGAAGCTCGAAGGCCGCGAACTGGAGAGCCTGCTCGGCCTCGTGCGCAGCCGGTTGGATCTCAACCTCGGTGGGATGATGGACTGA
- a CDS encoding response regulator — translation MVAPWGAISWFRMSDMIDSQKLFDSAPAPLMVLDRELKYVAANQAYLRATSLRRDEIIGRNLFEVLPRNSDPADPDGEGKLRESLERVLASRMPDLLAMAVQPISRPGEGGPVLEKRVWTYSHKPLLDSTGNVAFILQHAVDVTDLRTTNGSNGAKGQRLEGVSGEQLAALIGQAWTVQENNKELDYERRYLRQLIDLLPGVVGVLRGPDYVFDMMNANYLPYVGFRDVIGLPLLKARPELTGNESIFDMLRRVFHQGETISVKGFNLSIRTKKDGPIENLVVDFEYRPVRVSGGPVMAVLIYGQDVTEKAHAEAQVRHYQEHLEQLVRERTRALEESEAERRKTEEQLRQSQKMEAVGKLTGGVAHDFNNLLQVIAGNLQLLQRDVVGNERALHRVQTATRAVERGAKLASQLLSFARRQPLQPLVVNLSRLVRGMDELLRRTLGEDVELETVTAGGLWNTAIDPNQLENVILNLAINARDAMSNNGKLTIEVSNAVLDDRYCRMHPEVLPGQYVLLAVSDTGSGMTPEVMERAFEPFFTTKPEGRGTGLGLSMVYGFVKQSGGHIKLYSELGHGTTIKLYMPRAVEAESMDAQVITGPIEGGSETILVVEDDPEVRTTVVEMVSELGYRVLKAVDAQSALVILQSGVPIELLFTDVVMPGPVRSPELAKQAKGLHPDIEVLFTSGYTENAIVHGGRLDPGVQLLSKPYSREDLARKLRQLLNGRQQRLAVRGAARPVPATPASPSPAAPSPTPPTASSSERAPAPSASRRLRVLLVEDDEDVRSSACELMDLLGHEVLAVTSAEEAKGAMAASGFDVLFTDVTLPGASGVDLAREVASRKTGIKIILASGHGHVALPRGEAPLEGVVVLPKPYGLPQIQAALEQAVALP, via the coding sequence ATGGTCGCGCCCTGGGGCGCCATCTCCTGGTTCCGCATGTCCGACATGATCGACTCCCAGAAACTGTTCGACTCCGCCCCCGCTCCGCTCATGGTCCTGGATCGGGAACTGAAGTATGTCGCGGCCAACCAGGCCTACCTGCGGGCTACGTCGCTACGGCGTGACGAGATCATCGGGCGCAACCTCTTCGAGGTGCTCCCCCGGAACTCGGACCCCGCGGACCCCGACGGCGAGGGGAAGCTCCGGGAGTCCCTCGAGCGGGTGCTCGCCAGTCGCATGCCGGACCTGCTCGCGATGGCGGTCCAGCCCATCTCCCGGCCCGGCGAGGGCGGCCCCGTGCTCGAGAAGCGCGTGTGGACCTACTCCCACAAGCCCCTGCTGGATTCCACGGGCAACGTGGCCTTCATCCTCCAGCACGCCGTGGACGTCACGGATCTGCGCACCACGAATGGCTCGAACGGAGCCAAGGGGCAGCGGCTGGAAGGGGTCTCCGGGGAGCAGCTCGCGGCCCTCATCGGTCAGGCGTGGACCGTCCAGGAGAACAACAAGGAGCTGGACTACGAGCGGCGCTATCTCCGCCAGTTGATCGATCTGCTTCCCGGGGTCGTGGGGGTCCTGCGCGGGCCTGACTACGTCTTCGACATGATGAACGCCAACTACCTGCCCTACGTTGGCTTCCGGGACGTCATCGGCCTGCCGCTGCTCAAGGCGCGGCCCGAGCTCACGGGCAACGAGTCCATCTTCGACATGCTCCGGCGGGTGTTCCACCAGGGCGAGACGATCTCCGTGAAGGGCTTCAATCTCTCCATCCGCACGAAGAAGGATGGGCCGATCGAGAACCTCGTCGTGGACTTCGAGTACCGGCCGGTGCGCGTGTCGGGCGGTCCCGTCATGGCCGTTCTCATCTACGGCCAGGACGTCACCGAGAAGGCGCACGCCGAGGCCCAGGTGCGCCACTACCAGGAGCACCTGGAGCAGTTGGTGCGCGAGCGCACCCGCGCGCTCGAGGAGAGCGAGGCCGAGCGGCGCAAGACCGAGGAGCAGCTGCGTCAGTCCCAGAAGATGGAGGCGGTGGGCAAGCTCACCGGCGGCGTGGCGCACGACTTCAACAACCTGTTGCAGGTCATCGCCGGCAATCTCCAGCTGCTGCAGCGCGACGTGGTGGGCAACGAGCGCGCCTTGCATCGCGTGCAGACGGCCACCCGCGCCGTGGAGCGCGGCGCCAAGCTCGCCTCCCAGTTGCTCTCCTTCGCGCGCCGCCAGCCGCTCCAGCCGCTGGTCGTCAACCTGAGCCGGCTGGTGCGCGGCATGGACGAGCTGCTGCGCCGCACGCTGGGCGAGGACGTGGAGCTGGAGACCGTCACCGCCGGAGGGCTGTGGAACACGGCCATCGATCCCAACCAGCTCGAGAACGTCATCCTCAACCTGGCCATCAACGCCCGGGACGCGATGAGCAACAACGGCAAGCTGACGATCGAGGTCAGCAATGCCGTGCTCGATGATCGCTACTGCCGGATGCACCCCGAGGTGCTTCCCGGCCAGTACGTGTTGCTGGCCGTGTCGGACACGGGCAGCGGCATGACGCCGGAGGTGATGGAGCGGGCCTTCGAGCCGTTCTTCACCACCAAGCCCGAGGGCCGCGGCACCGGCCTGGGCCTGAGCATGGTGTACGGCTTCGTCAAGCAGAGTGGCGGCCACATCAAGCTCTACAGCGAGCTGGGGCATGGCACGACCATCAAGCTCTACATGCCCCGCGCGGTGGAGGCCGAGTCGATGGACGCCCAGGTCATCACCGGCCCCATCGAGGGAGGCTCGGAGACCATCCTGGTGGTGGAGGACGACCCCGAGGTGCGCACCACGGTGGTGGAGATGGTGAGCGAGCTGGGCTACCGCGTGCTCAAGGCCGTGGACGCGCAGAGCGCGCTGGTGATCCTCCAGAGCGGTGTGCCCATCGAGCTGTTGTTCACCGACGTGGTGATGCCCGGTCCGGTGCGCAGCCCCGAGCTGGCCAAGCAGGCCAAGGGGCTCCACCCGGACATCGAGGTGCTCTTCACCTCGGGCTACACGGAGAACGCCATCGTCCATGGCGGACGGTTGGATCCGGGCGTGCAGTTGCTGAGCAAGCCCTACAGCCGGGAAGACCTGGCCCGCAAGCTGAGGCAGTTGCTCAACGGCCGCCAGCAGCGGCTGGCGGTCCGCGGCGCCGCCCGCCCGGTGCCCGCCACCCCCGCGTCCCCATCCCCCGCGGCTCCTTCCCCCACGCCTCCCACGGCCTCCTCGTCCGAGCGTGCTCCCGCGCCCTCCGCGTCGCGCCGGCTGCGCGTGCTGCTGGTGGAGGACGACGAGGACGTGCGCTCCTCGGCGTGCGAGCTGATGGACTTGCTGGGCCACGAGGTGCTGGCGGTCACCAGCGCCGAGGAGGCCAAGGGCGCGATGGCCGCCAGCGGCTTCGACGTGTTGTTCACGGACGTGACGCTGCCCGGGGCGTCGGGTGTGGACCTGGCGCGCGAGGTGGCGAGCCGCAAGACGGGCATCAAGATCATCCTCGCCTCGGGCCATGGTCACGTGGCGCTGCCCCGGGGAGAGGCGCCGCTGGAGGGCGTGGTGGTGCTGCCCAAGCCCTACGGGCTGCCGCAGATCCAGGCGGCGCTGGAGCAGGCGGTGGCCCTGCCTTGA
- a CDS encoding serine/threonine-protein kinase translates to MESTAVVDPRIGTVLQERYRILQRLSAGGMGVVYRGERIELGRAVAIKFLHSWMATEQSFQRRFQIEAQAMSRLSHPCCVSVIDFGVQDGAPFMVMDFVTGQPLRTVLRESGPLPVKRAVGIVRQVLAGLAHAHAQNIVHRDIKPDNLILAEATGLGDQIRILDFGLAKLRDTVSGLTTGLAVGTPSYMAPEQIRAGEIDARTDLYAVGVLLFELLTGAKPFDSERMTEVMRQHQEDAPPSLGSIQPGAGFSQELEAVVREAMAKRPGDRFQSAEDFAAALDALPDLDSSSEKPRVKAHTPAPSSGHEATMPSRPAPSSGQEATVSSRPQPMVAPESRAPLPARGKRPMLAMGAAGVLLVGLGAAFLWRTSAPSAAKGAPPASDDRSVPPEDLPNIEQIERWVKEGERRRDQSLRALASLRAQYPRSAYAPYLEGHVNFDNLRWADGLASYGAAIRNNEAYRTDAKLIRDVIRCLVSDGFHTRCADFLAREVGAPAAPFLEEAASSDPYANVRDRAAKLLRKMNAQR, encoded by the coding sequence ATGGAATCAACCGCTGTCGTCGACCCTCGAATTGGCACTGTCTTGCAGGAGCGCTACCGGATCCTCCAGCGGCTCTCCGCGGGAGGCATGGGGGTGGTGTATCGCGGCGAGCGCATCGAGCTCGGCCGGGCCGTGGCCATCAAGTTCCTCCACTCCTGGATGGCGACGGAGCAGAGCTTCCAGCGGCGCTTCCAGATCGAAGCGCAGGCCATGAGCCGGCTGTCCCACCCGTGCTGCGTCTCGGTCATCGACTTCGGCGTGCAGGATGGCGCCCCCTTCATGGTGATGGACTTCGTCACGGGACAGCCCCTGCGCACGGTGCTGCGCGAGAGCGGACCCCTGCCGGTGAAGCGGGCGGTGGGCATCGTGCGGCAGGTGCTCGCGGGGCTGGCCCACGCCCATGCCCAGAACATCGTCCACCGGGACATCAAGCCGGACAACCTCATCCTGGCCGAGGCCACGGGGCTGGGCGATCAGATCCGCATCCTCGACTTCGGGCTGGCGAAGCTGCGCGACACGGTCTCGGGCCTGACCACGGGACTGGCCGTGGGCACGCCCAGCTACATGGCCCCGGAGCAGATCCGCGCCGGGGAGATCGATGCCCGGACGGACCTGTACGCCGTCGGCGTGCTCCTCTTCGAACTGCTCACCGGGGCCAAGCCCTTCGACAGCGAGCGGATGACGGAGGTGATGCGCCAGCACCAGGAGGACGCGCCGCCCTCCCTGGGCAGCATCCAGCCCGGGGCGGGGTTCTCCCAGGAACTGGAGGCGGTGGTCCGCGAGGCGATGGCGAAACGGCCCGGAGACCGCTTCCAGTCGGCCGAGGACTTCGCCGCCGCGCTGGACGCGCTCCCGGACCTGGACTCCTCGTCCGAGAAACCCCGGGTGAAGGCGCACACGCCCGCCCCGTCCTCGGGCCACGAGGCCACCATGCCCAGCCGGCCCGCCCCGTCCTCGGGCCAGGAGGCCACCGTGTCCAGCCGGCCCCAGCCGATGGTGGCGCCCGAGTCGCGAGCACCCCTGCCCGCCCGGGGCAAGCGGCCGATGCTGGCCATGGGGGCCGCGGGCGTGCTCCTGGTCGGCCTCGGCGCGGCGTTCCTCTGGCGGACGAGCGCGCCTTCCGCCGCGAAGGGCGCTCCGCCCGCTTCCGACGACAGGTCCGTCCCGCCCGAGGACCTGCCCAACATCGAGCAGATCGAACGCTGGGTGAAGGAGGGAGAGCGGCGGAGGGATCAGTCGCTCCGAGCGCTCGCCAGCCTGCGCGCGCAGTACCCCCGGAGCGCCTATGCCCCCTATCTGGAGGGGCACGTCAACTTCGACAACCTCCGCTGGGCGGATGGCCTCGCCTCCTATGGGGCGGCCATCCGCAACAACGAGGCCTACCGCACGGACGCGAAGCTCATCCGCGATGTCATCCGCTGCCTGGTGAGCGATGGCTTCCACACGAGATGCGCGGACTTCCTCGCCCGCGAGGTGGGGGCCCCCGCGGCGCCCTTCCTCGAGGAGGCGGCGAGCTCGGACCCCTACGCCAACGTCCGTGACCGCGCGGCCAAGCTGCTGCGGAAGATGAACGCCCAGCGCTGA
- the uvsE gene encoding UV DNA damage repair endonuclease UvsE, whose amino-acid sequence MQEGLSTYRLGYVANCLSLGLGASHTCRLASATPHRLEELIELNLSELEQILLFNEAHGIELFRIGSSLIPFGSHPVNTLPWWRTRASDFERLGRIARRSRQRLSLHPSPAAASLTSVHQRVRDAALAELRYSARVLDLLGQGPEARVVLHLGGAAPSRSEALDNARRMLDAMPEALRNRIVLEHDDKIWSAREVAPLAREQGLPWLADNLHNTIKPSEPEWPLEQLLRESAASWRVLDLRPKFHLASQKPEGRPGAHADRVDPGDFRAVVAALDGPADLMMEAKEKDLALFALRREARPAGQATTGEAAPT is encoded by the coding sequence GTGCAAGAAGGACTCTCGACCTACCGTCTCGGCTATGTGGCCAACTGCCTCTCGCTCGGCCTGGGAGCGAGCCACACGTGCCGACTCGCCAGTGCCACCCCTCATCGGCTGGAGGAGCTCATCGAGCTGAACCTCTCCGAACTCGAGCAGATCCTCCTCTTCAACGAGGCCCATGGCATCGAGCTGTTCCGGATCGGCTCGTCGCTCATCCCGTTCGGCTCGCATCCCGTCAACACGCTGCCGTGGTGGCGGACCCGGGCGAGCGACTTCGAGCGCCTGGGACGCATCGCCCGGCGCTCGCGCCAGCGCCTGTCCCTGCACCCCTCGCCCGCGGCGGCCTCGCTGACGAGCGTGCACCAGCGGGTGCGTGACGCCGCGCTCGCCGAGCTGCGCTACAGCGCCCGCGTGTTGGATCTGCTCGGCCAGGGGCCCGAGGCGCGCGTGGTCCTCCACCTCGGAGGGGCCGCGCCGAGCCGCTCCGAGGCGCTGGACAACGCGCGCCGCATGCTGGACGCCATGCCCGAGGCGTTGCGCAATCGGATCGTCCTCGAGCATGACGACAAGATCTGGAGCGCGCGCGAGGTCGCCCCCCTGGCCCGGGAGCAGGGACTGCCCTGGCTCGCGGACAACCTTCACAACACCATCAAGCCCTCGGAGCCGGAGTGGCCGTTGGAGCAACTGCTGCGCGAGTCGGCGGCCTCGTGGCGGGTATTGGACTTGCGGCCCAAGTTCCACCTGGCGAGCCAGAAACCAGAGGGCAGGCCGGGAGCACACGCGGACCGTGTGGACCCCGGGGACTTCCGGGCGGTGGTGGCGGCGCTGGATGGACCGGCGGACCTGATGATGGAGGCCAAGGAGAAGGATCTGGCGCTCTTCGCCCTGCGCCGGGAAGCCAGACCGGCGGGTCAGGCCACCACCGGCGAGGCGGCGCCCACCTGA
- a CDS encoding hemerythrin domain-containing protein, whose protein sequence is MSDTIIDLQKRDHMLLDELLQRHERATPIGRRDTFREIVNLVTTHAFAEETVLFPFSRRVMTSAEAITSEIESRHQRINELLKEMETFEPGEAGFEARARELFPLLRVDVRDEEDRLLVTLEQRLDREELTRLGTTWAIAKRGAPNRAHPGISRRPLGNLLAGIPLFFVDRMRELLARWRHAPQ, encoded by the coding sequence ATGAGCGACACGATCATCGACCTGCAGAAGCGTGACCACATGCTTCTCGACGAGCTGCTGCAACGCCATGAGCGCGCCACGCCGATCGGGCGCCGCGACACGTTCAGGGAGATCGTGAACCTGGTCACGACCCACGCCTTCGCGGAAGAGACGGTGCTCTTCCCGTTTTCGCGCCGGGTGATGACCTCGGCGGAGGCCATCACGTCGGAGATCGAATCACGGCACCAGCGCATCAACGAACTCCTGAAGGAGATGGAGACGTTCGAGCCGGGTGAGGCAGGCTTCGAGGCGCGCGCCAGGGAGCTCTTCCCCTTGCTGCGCGTGGACGTCCGCGACGAGGAGGACCGTCTCCTGGTCACGCTGGAGCAGCGCCTGGACCGCGAGGAGTTGACGCGACTGGGCACCACCTGGGCCATCGCCAAGAGGGGTGCGCCCAACCGGGCCCACCCTGGGATTTCGCGCCGGCCGCTGGGCAACCTGCTCGCGGGCATCCCCCTCTTCTTCGTGGACAGGATGAGGGAACTGCTCGCCCGGTGGCGCCACGCCCCCCAGTAG